Sequence from the Feifania hominis genome:
CCTCGCGCGCGAGGGGTTCCGAGATCAGAAGAATGACTGCGTGGCCCCAGAAGCCGAACTTTCCCGTGATGAGCCCGAAATTCTGTGCGCACTCGGCAAGGGTGTCTCCCTCGACGGTGATATACTGGGGTTTTCCGGCCGAGTCTGGGTCGACGCCGCCGAACTCGACGAGCTCATAGGTGAGCGAATAGGTCTCTCGCTTGCCGATGTCGAGCGCTGCCCCGGTGATGATGGCCATGTTTTCTATTTCACGGTAGTTGCCTGCACAGCCGCCGAGCGACAGACTGAGCGCGAGCGCCGCGCAGAGGAGTTTTCTCTTACTCATGGCGGCGCCCCTTTCTGATTTGATTGCTGCGGCTTGCGAAGAACGGCCGCCGCCTCATGACAGTCCACGGGCTTCGTACCGGGCTGTCCTTGAGAGTGCGGTGTGCGGAGACGGAGGAGTAGGCGAGGTAGGGCACGCCGAAAGACTCCAGGGAGAACAGATGAAGAAAGATGGCGAGCAGCGCCAGAGAGAACCCGTAGATGCCGAGAAGAGCAGTCGCTGTGAGAATGGTGTACTTGCAAAAGAGAATCGCGCCCGAGAGTTTTGGCACCAAAATACTGGTGACGCCGGAAAATGCGATGACAATCACAATGGGGGCGCTGATGAACTTCGCCTCGACAGCGGCCTGACCGAGTACAAGAGAGCCTACGATGCCAAGTGCCGAGCCGATGCCCGTTGTGCCGCGCAGTCCCGTCTCCTTGAGAATGTCGAAGATGATCAGCAGTGCAAAGGCCTCGAGTACCGTGGGAAAGGGGACGCCCTGGCGGGCATTCGAGATGCTGACTATGAGTTTGGTCGGCAGCATCTCCTGGGAGAACGTAACCATGGACACATAGAGCGCCGGTACGGTGATGCACAGAAAGAAGCCGACAAGACGCAGCAGCCTCGAAAACGAGGCGTAGATGTAGTTGACGTAGTAGTCCTCGCTGGTTTGAAAGAGCTCGATGAAGAGAGTGGGAGCAGTGATGACGACCGGGGTGCCGTCCACCAGAACAGCAACGCGCCCCTCGAGCAGCTTTGCCGCGACCACGTCAGGCCGCTCGGTGGTGGCTACGGTTTTAAACGGCGACAGGGCGCCCAGATGGCTGACTTCCGCAAGATAGTTTGAGTCGAGCATGGAGCCGAGGTCATATTCGTCGATTTTCCTGCGCATGCGCTCGACGAGCTTTGGGTCGGCAATGTTGTCGATGTAGCACAGGCAGACCTGGGTTTCGGTGCTCTTGCCGCAGCGGCTGAACTCAAATTTGAGATGGTGGGTCTGTATCTTACGGCGAATCAGTGAACAGTTTGGGAGAATGGTCTCGGTGAATCCCTCTCGCGGACCCTTGAGAATCTCTTCGCCGGGCGGCTCGCTCACCGAGCGGGCGGAGTAACCCTTGGTGTCAATGCCGACACAGCGCGGGCAGCCGTCGATGAACAGCAGCGTATCCCCCATGAGCAGACTTGGCAGCGCATCGCCGAAATTCTCAGCCTCGGCGAGCTCAATGGTGGTGAGTGTCTGGGTGTAGACGGCGTCAAAAAGACCCGCGCCGGGGGTGAGAATTTCGCTCTCGGCAAGCGGGCGGATGATGTTTTCATTGATGATACGGGAATTGACCATCGCGTCCACCACCACAAGGCAGAACCGTACATTTGGGTTGTGCCGGTTCTGGACAAAGCGGTAGCGGATGGTCTGGTCGTTTTGGAAGAGCGAGTGGATGATGTCGATGGCGTCATCGAGTTTCTTCGGTATTTTGATGTCCTTGGGATTCATCCCGTCGATGTTCTGTTTCATGCGGGCAGCTCCTCATAC
This genomic interval carries:
- a CDS encoding spore germination protein, producing the protein MKQNIDGMNPKDIKIPKKLDDAIDIIHSLFQNDQTIRYRFVQNRHNPNVRFCLVVVDAMVNSRIINENIIRPLAESEILTPGAGLFDAVYTQTLTTIELAEAENFGDALPSLLMGDTLLFIDGCPRCVGIDTKGYSARSVSEPPGEEILKGPREGFTETILPNCSLIRRKIQTHHLKFEFSRCGKSTETQVCLCYIDNIADPKLVERMRRKIDEYDLGSMLDSNYLAEVSHLGALSPFKTVATTERPDVVAAKLLEGRVAVLVDGTPVVITAPTLFIELFQTSEDYYVNYIYASFSRLLRLVGFFLCITVPALYVSMVTFSQEMLPTKLIVSISNARQGVPFPTVLEAFALLIIFDILKETGLRGTTGIGSALGIVGSLVLGQAAVEAKFISAPIVIVIAFSGVTSILVPKLSGAILFCKYTILTATALLGIYGFSLALLAIFLHLFSLESFGVPYLAYSSVSAHRTLKDSPVRSPWTVMRRRPFFASRSNQIRKGRRHE